In Pseudomonas nunensis, a single window of DNA contains:
- a CDS encoding LysR family transcriptional regulator, whose translation MKAPRVTLDQWRTLQAVVDHGGFAQAAEALHRSQSSVSYTVARMQDQLGVPLLRIDGRKAVLTEAGGVLLRRSRQLVKQASQLEDLAHHMEQGWEAEVRLVVDAAYPSARLVRALTAFMPQSRGCRVRLREEVLSGVEEVLLEGVADLAITGFSIPGYLGAELSDVEFVAVAHPDHALHRMNRELNFQDLETQMQVVIRDSGRQQPRDVGWLGAEQRWTVGSLATAATFVSSGLGFAWLPRHMIERELKEGTLKLLPLDQGGSRNPSFYLYSNKDKPLGPATQILIELLRTFDTAPLDAPFAAPEQA comes from the coding sequence ATGAAAGCGCCCCGCGTGACCCTTGATCAATGGCGAACGTTGCAGGCCGTGGTCGACCACGGCGGTTTCGCCCAGGCCGCCGAAGCGCTGCATCGCTCGCAATCGTCGGTCAGCTACACCGTGGCCCGCATGCAGGACCAGCTCGGCGTGCCGTTATTGCGCATCGATGGTCGCAAAGCGGTGCTGACCGAGGCCGGCGGCGTGTTGCTGCGCCGCTCGCGGCAACTGGTCAAACAGGCCAGCCAACTGGAAGACCTGGCCCACCACATGGAACAAGGCTGGGAGGCGGAGGTGCGGTTGGTGGTCGATGCCGCCTACCCAAGCGCCCGCCTCGTGCGCGCCTTGACCGCGTTCATGCCGCAAAGCCGTGGCTGCCGGGTGCGGCTGCGCGAAGAAGTGTTGTCGGGTGTCGAAGAGGTCCTGCTTGAAGGTGTAGCCGACCTGGCCATCACCGGTTTCAGCATTCCCGGCTACCTTGGCGCGGAATTGAGCGACGTCGAATTTGTCGCCGTCGCCCACCCCGATCACGCGCTGCACCGCATGAACCGCGAACTGAATTTCCAGGACCTGGAAACCCAGATGCAAGTGGTGATCCGCGACTCCGGCCGCCAGCAGCCACGGGACGTCGGCTGGCTCGGCGCCGAACAGCGCTGGACCGTCGGCAGCCTGGCCACCGCCGCGACATTCGTCAGCAGCGGCCTGGGTTTCGCCTGGTTGCCCCGGCACATGATCGAACGGGAATTGAAGGAAGGTACGCTCAAGCTGCTACCGTTGGACCAGGGTGGCAGTCGCAACCCGAGCTTCTATCTGTACTCGAACAAGGACAAACCCTTGGGCCCGGCGACGCAAATCCTCATCGAACTGCTGCGCACCTTCGACACCGCGCCGCTGGATGCGCCCTTTGCCGCCCCAGAACAAGCCTGA
- a CDS encoding alpha/beta fold hydrolase, whose translation MAYFEHEGCNLHYEEYGHGAPLLLVHGLGSSTLDWEMQIPALSARYRVIVPDVRGHGRSDKPRERYSIAGFSADLIALMEHLNLGPTHYVGLSMGGMIGFQLATDQPQLLKSLCIINSAPEVKLRSRDDYWQWFKRWSLMRVLSLGTIGKALGAKLFPKPEQADLRQKMAERWAKNDKHAYLASFDAIVGWGVQERLSKVTCPTLIISADRDYTPVALKETYVKLLPDARLVVIADSRHATPLDQPERFNQTLLEFLTAVDTTTQDH comes from the coding sequence ATGGCCTATTTCGAACATGAAGGTTGCAACCTGCACTATGAGGAATATGGCCACGGCGCTCCCTTGCTGCTGGTCCACGGGCTGGGTTCCAGCACCCTGGACTGGGAAATGCAGATCCCGGCGTTATCCGCCCGCTACCGGGTGATCGTGCCGGACGTACGCGGTCACGGCCGCTCGGACAAACCCCGCGAGCGCTACAGCATCGCCGGGTTCAGCGCCGACCTGATCGCCTTGATGGAACACCTGAACCTGGGCCCGACCCATTACGTGGGCCTGTCCATGGGCGGCATGATCGGTTTTCAACTGGCCACCGATCAGCCGCAATTGCTCAAGAGTTTGTGCATCATCAACAGCGCGCCCGAGGTCAAGTTGCGCAGCCGCGACGACTACTGGCAGTGGTTCAAGCGCTGGAGCCTGATGCGTGTGCTCAGCCTCGGCACAATCGGCAAGGCCCTGGGCGCCAAGCTGTTCCCCAAACCGGAACAGGCTGATTTGCGACAAAAAATGGCCGAGCGCTGGGCAAAAAACGACAAACATGCTTATCTCGCCAGCTTCGATGCCATCGTTGGCTGGGGTGTTCAGGAACGACTTTCCAAGGTCACCTGTCCAACCCTCATCATCAGCGCCGACCGTGACTACACACCGGTCGCACTGAAAGAAACCTATGTAAAACTGCTGCCCGATGCGCGGCTGGTGGTGATCGCCGATTCGCGCCACGCCACCCCGCTGGATCAACCCGAACGCTTTAACCAAAC